In the Candidatus Poribacteria bacterium genome, one interval contains:
- a CDS encoding L,D-transpeptidase family protein, whose amino-acid sequence MKLHLIISLSFMMTFSCQLTEPQSFKDKQQRYPRVGTAFEEKDSHLRSLFADQDIPYPPQKLFIRIFKAEKILEVWAFSTSEAVFKPVKHYAICRTSGNLGPKRREGDLQIPEGFYYIDRFNPKSNFYLSLGINYPNQADKILGRKGELGGDIFIHGGCVTIGCVPITDEYIKEVYWLAVQAKSNGHAKIPVHIFPTKLDDRAMTRLQNTFPNDDTLINFWKNLKIGYNWFEQYQKLPTISINRDGTYQFSDSSEE is encoded by the coding sequence ATGAAACTACACCTTATCATCTCCCTCAGTTTTATGATGACCTTTTCTTGCCAACTAACAGAGCCGCAAAGCTTCAAAGACAAGCAGCAAAGATACCCTCGCGTCGGGACAGCGTTTGAAGAAAAAGACAGCCATCTGCGCAGTCTGTTTGCAGACCAGGATATCCCCTATCCGCCACAGAAGCTCTTTATCCGAATCTTCAAAGCGGAAAAAATCTTGGAAGTTTGGGCGTTTTCAACATCCGAGGCAGTTTTCAAACCTGTGAAACACTATGCTATCTGCCGCACATCAGGAAATTTGGGACCCAAAAGACGCGAAGGTGACTTGCAAATTCCGGAAGGCTTTTATTATATCGATAGATTTAACCCCAAAAGCAACTTTTACCTATCACTTGGGATTAATTATCCAAACCAGGCGGATAAGATTTTGGGTAGAAAAGGCGAACTCGGGGGCGATATATTTATACACGGTGGATGTGTCACGATCGGCTGTGTTCCAATCACTGATGAATATATTAAGGAGGTCTATTGGTTGGCAGTTCAAGCGAAATCAAACGGACACGCGAAGATCCCTGTGCATATTTTCCCAACAAAATTAGATGATCGTGCAATGACGCGCTTACAAAACACTTTTCCAAATGATGATACTCTGATAAACTTTTGGAAAAATCTGAAAATCGGATATAATTGGTTTGAACAGTACCAGAAATTGCCGACGATCTCAATAAATCGGGACGGCACATATCAGTTCTCGGATTCTTCAGAGGAATAA
- a CDS encoding AAA family ATPase produces the protein MKDFKRFADLTIEDIPNTAKLVILVGPSGSGKSSLFEAINVWGKDYSYSHYDPEYYKRDVQPTDSQARESFHNLGVTIEADDLPSNLGAACYIRSAYRHTPKFSISSMTKIDETEYWRYQEQRNFSTPDDEVQRNYQRVYGQMMKEIFNPKVLTNANIREQVIGLVRDSLQSIFPNLRLHSLEDPEGRGTFYFEKGTAKKYNFVNLSGGEKAAFDLLLDFIVRREYYSNAAMCIDEPEGHMGLSAQGKLLEVLYNLIPEKSQLWLGTHSIGILRASKKILEENPGEVVFLDFSGHDFDQRVEMKPITQPDRELWQKLHQSVLEDLSGLLAPEKIIVCESDPNSAAFDARCYNKIFAKNYPDALFVSAGGKSELNKIIPVLQDIIQKAEIFVVRDRDDLLDEKRDELIQEGIRVLTRRRIEDYLIDDEVLKKFADENGLDACQLQKLKSISGNDAKAKSGQIYQKISKGYGLIVGDDREEFLSDVLARLFSEDMTVYQELEKDIFGN, from the coding sequence TTGAAAGATTTTAAACGATTTGCAGACTTAACAATCGAAGATATTCCCAACACAGCAAAGCTTGTTATTTTAGTTGGTCCCAGTGGTAGCGGGAAATCATCTCTATTTGAAGCTATTAATGTTTGGGGAAAAGACTATAGTTATAGCCACTATGACCCTGAATACTATAAGAGAGATGTACAACCAACAGATTCCCAGGCTAGGGAAAGTTTCCATAATCTCGGCGTAACTATTGAAGCTGATGATCTGCCTTCAAATTTAGGCGCGGCTTGTTATATCCGTTCAGCATATAGGCATACTCCAAAATTCAGTATTTCTTCCATGACAAAAATTGATGAAACTGAATATTGGCGATATCAAGAACAACGAAATTTCTCTACACCCGATGATGAAGTACAAAGAAATTATCAGAGAGTATACGGACAAATGATGAAAGAAATTTTTAACCCTAAAGTCCTCACTAACGCGAATATTAGAGAACAAGTTATTGGTTTGGTCCGTGATTCTTTACAATCAATTTTTCCTAATTTGCGCTTGCATTCTCTTGAAGACCCAGAAGGTAGAGGTACTTTCTATTTTGAGAAGGGGACAGCTAAAAAATATAACTTTGTAAATCTATCAGGTGGTGAGAAAGCAGCTTTTGATCTGCTCCTTGATTTTATCGTTCGAAGGGAATATTACTCAAATGCGGCAATGTGTATTGATGAACCGGAAGGGCATATGGGCTTAAGTGCACAGGGAAAATTGCTTGAGGTTTTGTACAATTTGATTCCTGAGAAGTCCCAACTTTGGCTTGGAACACATTCCATTGGAATTTTACGAGCATCAAAAAAAATCTTGGAAGAAAACCCCGGTGAAGTAGTTTTCTTGGATTTTTCCGGACACGACTTTGACCAAAGAGTCGAGATGAAGCCCATTACCCAACCTGATCGAGAGCTTTGGCAAAAACTCCATCAAAGTGTTTTGGAAGATCTTTCTGGCTTGCTGGCACCAGAAAAAATCATTGTTTGCGAATCTGATCCAAATAGCGCGGCTTTTGATGCCCGTTGCTACAATAAAATTTTCGCTAAAAATTACCCCGATGCTTTGTTTGTTTCAGCCGGAGGCAAATCGGAATTAAATAAAATTATTCCTGTGCTTCAGGATATCATACAAAAAGCGGAAATCTTCGTTGTACGAGATCGCGATGACTTGCTTGATGAAAAACGTGATGAACTCATCCAAGAAGGAATCCGTGTTTTGACTCGCCGCCGTATAGAAGATTATCTTATTGATGACGAAGTGCTGAAAAAATTCGCTGATGAGAATGGTTTAGATGCGTGCCAATTGCAAAAATTAAAAAGCATTAGCGGAAACGATGCTAAAGCAAAGAGCGGACAAATATATCAAAAAATTAGTAAAGGATACGGATTGATCGTTGGAGACGATAGAGAAGAATTTCTTTCCGATGTGCTTGCTCGTTTGTTCAGCGAAGATATGACTGTTTATCAAGAATTGGAAAAAGATATTTTTGGGAATTAA
- the rsmI gene encoding 16S rRNA (cytidine(1402)-2'-O)-methyltransferase, which produces MEGGFKERTSNVQRHVIPPQGKIKKPGTLYLVSTPIGNLEDITLRALRILEEVDLIAAEDTRQTRRLLTHYDIQTPLTSYFEGNEQSKSDKLIARLQIGEAIALVSDAGTPIISDPGYPLLRACIAAEIPIVPIPGASAAIAAASISGLPLHNFTFEGFLSPKSGKRKRQLRVLAAEGRTLILFESPHRLCRFLEDVLEVMGERDIVVTRELTKRFEEIFRGQVSAALEKFQSTTPRGEFTIVIAGERRKSDNS; this is translated from the coding sequence ATGGAGGGCGGATTTAAGGAACGTACGTCAAATGTCCAAAGGCACGTCATTCCTCCGCAAGGAAAAATTAAAAAACCCGGCACACTTTACCTCGTGAGTACACCGATCGGGAATTTAGAGGATATTACCTTGCGTGCGCTACGTATTCTTGAAGAGGTAGACCTCATTGCTGCTGAGGATACGCGTCAGACACGTCGCCTGCTAACGCATTATGATATTCAAACACCACTGACAAGTTACTTTGAAGGTAACGAGCAATCGAAATCTGATAAACTGATCGCGCGCCTACAGATCGGTGAGGCGATTGCCCTTGTTTCAGATGCTGGCACGCCTATTATTTCCGATCCGGGGTATCCACTCTTACGTGCATGCATCGCCGCAGAAATTCCAATCGTTCCCATTCCCGGTGCATCAGCAGCTATCGCTGCGGCATCCATCTCTGGGCTGCCCTTACACAACTTTACCTTTGAAGGTTTTCTCTCTCCAAAATCAGGGAAAAGAAAACGTCAATTGCGTGTCCTCGCTGCTGAAGGAAGGACGTTAATTCTTTTTGAGTCCCCGCATCGACTCTGCCGTTTCCTTGAAGATGTCCTTGAAGTGATGGGTGAACGCGACATCGTTGTCACGCGCGAGTTGACGAAACGGTTTGAGGAGATCTTCCGAGGACAGGTCAGTGCCGCATTGGAAAAGTTTCAGAGCACCACACCGCGGGGCGAATTTACGATCGTTATTGCCGGTGAAAGGAGAAAAAGTGATAACTCATAA
- a CDS encoding acetamidase/formamidase family protein — MATHHFEPTVYYTAIGAHEPVLHIESGDTVFTTTVDNAGYDATDTQVTERGNPQTGPFYIESAEPGDTLSVHFDRIVPNRSIGRTAMVVAPNVLDPHYVASEMPEGGLAEWHVDVEKWTATLMTPETQLGKLTLPLEPMVGCFGVAPPRGQAISTATSSTHGGNMDYRGFQEGVTVYLPVFVSGALFHLGDGHAVQGDGEIVGTGIEISFDVQFTVEVLKGKGINWPRAENSDYILTAGNARPLDQAVQHATTELLRWLGELGLEKQAAHILLGQAVEYDMGNVFDPAYTMVCKIKKSILRDIGIM, encoded by the coding sequence ATGGCGACACATCACTTTGAACCGACAGTCTATTATACAGCGATTGGCGCGCATGAACCGGTGCTCCATATCGAGAGCGGCGACACCGTCTTCACAACTACCGTGGACAACGCAGGGTACGATGCTACGGATACGCAGGTCACCGAAAGAGGGAACCCACAAACAGGCCCGTTTTATATCGAATCGGCAGAACCGGGAGATACACTATCAGTTCATTTCGATCGGATCGTCCCGAACCGTTCGATCGGACGCACGGCTATGGTCGTCGCGCCCAATGTTTTGGATCCGCACTATGTCGCATCCGAGATGCCGGAAGGCGGTCTCGCAGAATGGCATGTGGATGTAGAGAAATGGACAGCAACATTGATGACCCCAGAGACGCAGTTGGGTAAACTCACACTACCGCTTGAACCGATGGTCGGATGTTTCGGGGTGGCACCACCCCGTGGACAGGCGATTTCGACAGCTACCTCCTCTACACACGGAGGAAACATGGATTATCGCGGTTTTCAGGAGGGTGTCACCGTCTACCTTCCGGTTTTTGTCTCCGGTGCGCTCTTTCATCTCGGCGACGGACACGCTGTACAGGGTGACGGCGAAATCGTCGGTACCGGCATCGAAATCTCTTTCGACGTTCAGTTTACAGTTGAAGTGCTTAAAGGAAAAGGCATCAACTGGCCCCGCGCCGAAAATAGTGATTACATTCTGACAGCAGGCAACGCGCGTCCGTTAGATCAGGCGGTACAGCACGCGACAACAGAACTTCTCCGGTGGTTGGGTGAACTCGGTCTGGAGAAACAGGCAGCACACATTTTGTTAGGGCAAGCGGTAGAGTACGATATGGGCAACGTGTTCGATCCAGCGTATACGATGGTTTGCAAAATCAAAAAGTCTATTCTACGAGATATTGGGATTATGTGA
- a CDS encoding 3-hydroxyacyl-CoA dehydrogenase family protein has product MITHNISHIAVIGAGLMGHGIAQEFASAGYHVRLHDVTDEQLQTAYTQIEKNLDVLAENAIIEKGSIPSTLQRIQTATELATVAENADFVVEAVTENLPLKQQIFEELDEICPPHTILASNTTALMPSQIGVKAKRKDKILNTHYFNPPYLIPLVELIRSPDTSDETVAVAFELLTAIGKTPAIIEKEALGFVGPRLQAALIREAFAIVERGIASAETVDLVVRNSFGRRLSVAGPFEVFELAGWDLVLAAFEELYKDLNSSADINPLLRQMVESDKLGVKSKEGFYEWTDEKVQALRDRMNRALIQQAKDA; this is encoded by the coding sequence GTGATAACTCATAACATTTCCCACATCGCTGTCATCGGCGCGGGACTGATGGGACACGGCATCGCGCAAGAGTTCGCGAGCGCAGGCTATCACGTGCGTTTGCATGATGTCACCGACGAACAACTCCAAACAGCATACACGCAGATTGAGAAAAATCTTGATGTGCTTGCAGAGAATGCCATTATTGAAAAGGGGAGTATCCCTTCAACGCTGCAGCGGATTCAGACTGCCACCGAACTCGCAACAGTCGCCGAAAATGCGGACTTTGTTGTTGAAGCCGTCACTGAGAATTTACCACTCAAGCAGCAGATATTCGAGGAATTAGATGAAATATGCCCACCCCACACGATTCTGGCAAGCAATACGACGGCATTAATGCCGAGCCAGATCGGTGTGAAGGCGAAACGCAAGGATAAGATACTCAATACACACTATTTTAATCCACCCTATCTGATTCCGTTGGTTGAACTGATTCGCAGTCCCGATACTTCTGATGAAACAGTTGCGGTGGCGTTTGAACTCCTAACGGCTATCGGTAAGACTCCCGCGATTATTGAGAAAGAGGCACTCGGTTTTGTCGGACCAAGATTGCAAGCCGCCTTGATTCGTGAAGCATTCGCTATTGTAGAGCGAGGCATTGCCAGTGCAGAAACTGTAGACCTCGTCGTACGGAATAGTTTCGGACGAAGACTCAGTGTCGCGGGCCCCTTTGAAGTCTTTGAACTCGCGGGTTGGGACCTCGTACTTGCCGCCTTTGAAGAGCTCTATAAAGACCTCAACAGTTCGGCTGACATCAATCCACTTCTCCGACAAATGGTTGAATCCGATAAACTCGGCGTAAAGTCTAAGGAGGGTTTCTACGAGTGGACAGATGAGAAGGTGCAAGCACTTCGGGATCGAATGAATCGCGCATTGATACAGCAGGCAAAAGATGCGTAA
- a CDS encoding STAS-like domain-containing protein, whose product MPEGIRISLFEVVGSPLCVASDDGQKVYKRLATALKTDRDVSLSFHNITALTAAFLNAAIGQLYGTFSEEKIRSHLKVEDAEQDDLALLKRVVDNAKLYFKDPKRYKI is encoded by the coding sequence ATGCCAGAAGGTATTAGAATATCCCTATTTGAAGTCGTAGGCAGTCCTTTGTGTGTTGCTTCCGATGATGGACAGAAGGTTTATAAGCGACTCGCGACTGCGCTTAAAACAGATCGGGATGTCTCACTCTCATTTCACAATATTACTGCACTGACAGCAGCTTTCCTGAACGCTGCTATTGGTCAGTTGTATGGGACGTTCAGCGAAGAAAAAATTCGCTCCCACTTGAAAGTTGAGGACGCGGAACAGGATGATCTTGCGCTGTTAAAACGCGTTGTTGATAATGCCAAGTTGTACTTCAAAGATCCAAAAAGATATAAGATATAA
- a CDS encoding TVP38/TMEM64 family protein: MRKIIGRLRSVSVHKKRFLVFLPVILVGLVLLGVYHKQVWDYLLELTAAFQNVETAREYIASYGALAPVVSAILMIFQSVIAPLPAFLITFANGLLFGVWWGAALSWSSAMLGATLCFFLARLLGRPVIVRLLSESAVNTSDRFFQRYGKHAVLIARLVPVISFDAISYGAGLTGMRFLWFGIATGIGQLPATLLYSYLGDRVTGSIKALFWGFGIVIAVSIIIGLVKHREKQ; encoded by the coding sequence ATGCGTAAAATCATAGGCAGACTCCGTTCGGTTTCCGTCCATAAAAAGCGTTTCCTTGTGTTTTTGCCTGTGATACTGGTTGGTTTAGTCCTTCTCGGGGTCTACCACAAACAGGTTTGGGATTATCTTCTTGAACTTACCGCTGCTTTTCAGAATGTCGAAACAGCACGGGAGTACATCGCGAGTTATGGAGCACTTGCGCCTGTTGTGTCGGCAATCCTGATGATTTTTCAGAGTGTGATTGCTCCTTTGCCAGCGTTCCTGATCACCTTTGCAAACGGATTGCTGTTTGGTGTTTGGTGGGGCGCGGCGTTGTCTTGGAGCAGCGCGATGTTGGGGGCTACCCTCTGTTTTTTTCTCGCGCGCCTCCTTGGTCGCCCCGTCATTGTTAGATTATTAAGTGAATCTGCCGTCAACACATCTGACCGGTTTTTTCAACGGTACGGTAAACATGCAGTCCTCATCGCACGGTTGGTTCCAGTCATCTCTTTTGACGCTATCAGTTATGGTGCAGGACTCACCGGCATGCGGTTTTTATGGTTTGGTATTGCCACCGGAATTGGACAACTGCCAGCGACGTTACTTTATTCCTACCTCGGTGATCGCGTGACTGGAAGTATCAAGGCACTGTTTTGGGGGTTCGGGATCGTCATAGCGGTTTCGATTATAATCGGACTCGTAAAACATCGAGAAAAGCAGTAA
- a CDS encoding Gfo/Idh/MocA family oxidoreductase has product MVRIGVVGVGGMGNGHCNALPNVENCEFVGVADLRLDAAQAVAEQHKIRAFQDYQELFAVVDAVVVATPPVAHTQVVVDAAAAGVHAFCEKPLSLTLAEADTMIEASDKAGTHLMVGQVLRFYPVHELGRQMVDNGDIGDITYIETDYSGPYNAPRGRPDSWYGTVGGLLENGIHKSDLINWFGGTALTVAAEVGSFSGHDDWEDYTISLIRYDLGAVGILRWGGFLGARGTNDTIIDGTEGSLRLNMSADLAYLKKRGGDWEEIVPNREGPHGVVGELTHFVDCVREDRTPMIDGRGGKHAVEVVLATYQSAKEKTKVALPMEE; this is encoded by the coding sequence ATGGTTCGTATAGGTGTAGTTGGAGTCGGCGGCATGGGAAACGGCCATTGCAACGCGCTCCCTAACGTTGAAAATTGTGAATTTGTAGGCGTGGCTGACCTTCGTTTGGACGCAGCGCAAGCCGTTGCTGAACAGCATAAGATCCGCGCCTTCCAAGATTATCAGGAATTGTTTGCTGTTGTGGACGCTGTCGTCGTCGCGACACCGCCTGTGGCACATACGCAGGTCGTCGTTGATGCCGCAGCGGCGGGTGTGCATGCGTTCTGTGAAAAACCGCTCTCCTTGACGCTTGCCGAGGCAGACACTATGATTGAGGCATCGGATAAGGCGGGTACGCATCTGATGGTAGGGCAGGTATTACGCTTCTATCCTGTCCATGAACTCGGTAGACAGATGGTGGATAATGGTGACATCGGAGACATTACCTACATCGAAACCGACTACTCGGGTCCCTATAACGCCCCGCGCGGTCGTCCCGATAGTTGGTACGGCACCGTCGGTGGACTCTTGGAAAACGGTATCCACAAATCCGATCTGATTAATTGGTTCGGTGGCACGGCTCTGACTGTCGCCGCCGAAGTAGGAAGTTTCTCCGGACACGACGATTGGGAGGATTATACGATCTCTCTCATCCGTTACGATTTGGGCGCGGTCGGTATTTTGCGGTGGGGCGGTTTCCTCGGTGCCCGCGGTACCAACGATACGATTATTGACGGAACCGAGGGGTCACTCCGTTTAAATATGTCAGCCGATCTCGCCTATCTCAAAAAACGCGGTGGTGACTGGGAGGAAATTGTTCCAAATCGTGAGGGACCGCACGGTGTCGTCGGTGAGCTAACCCATTTTGTTGATTGTGTCCGAGAAGATAGAACCCCTATGATCGATGGTAGGGGTGGAAAACACGCCGTAGAAGTCGTTTTGGCAACCTATCAATCTGCGAAAGAGAAAACCAAAGTCGCGCTGCCGATGGAGGAATAG
- a CDS encoding site-specific DNA-methyltransferase, producing MPRLTEQEQQEIIRFIEADKPLPEKYRFLLFEDKREVELVWNGKTNEVCNIVLPFQTIEQVDEPRAEKPSEDNLQLGLFDTRGRQRKGWTNKLIWGDNKLVLSSLKNGPLREEIEAQGGLKLIYIDPPFDVGADFSMDIEIGEETFTKDPNILEEIAYRDTWGQGADSFLSMIYERLVLMRDLLTEDGSIYVHCDWRVNNYIRSVLDEVFGNFRDEIIWFYPNSGLKAKSRKFHQVHDVLFHFIKGNNFIWNEQREPFDDGKVKRQPMRKFNSTTKKADVVRDHEGKILYVEVIDKLVNSVWRIPMLNIGGEILGYPTQKPEALLERIIKASSNEGDLVADFFCGSGTTAAVAEKLGRKWIATDLGKFAIHTTRKRMIGVQRQLKADGEDYRAFEILNLGKYERQHYIGVNPNLREVEQQKQSIEKEAAFIDLILRAYAAEKTDGFSNFQGKKAGRLVAVGPVNLPVTRLFVEEIILECRKHQITRVDVLGFEFEMGLFPNLLDEAKSKGINIAPKLIPAEVFDKRAVEQGQVVFHDMAFIEVKPHITAGEKDKPATVAVELTDFSVFYAQDSISNAEQTLKNKGSRIVVEKGQVVKVSKDANGIVSREVLTKHWTDWIDYWSVDFDFESKREIIRVQDPDTGEWQEQWTGDYVFENEWQSFRTKQDRSLELTSVAHECPLGPRKLAVKVVDIFGNDTMTIIEVLV from the coding sequence ATGCCAAGACTCACCGAACAAGAACAACAAGAAATTATCCGCTTTATTGAGGCAGACAAACCGCTGCCAGAAAAATACCGCTTTCTGCTGTTTGAAGACAAACGCGAGGTCGAACTCGTTTGGAACGGCAAGACTAATGAGGTCTGCAACATCGTCCTCCCCTTTCAAACGATTGAGCAGGTAGATGAGCCCCGCGCCGAAAAACCTTCTGAAGACAATCTGCAACTCGGTTTATTTGACACACGTGGTCGGCAACGCAAAGGTTGGACAAACAAACTGATTTGGGGCGACAACAAACTGGTTTTGTCATCGCTCAAGAACGGACCGCTGCGCGAGGAAATTGAAGCACAAGGCGGACTCAAACTCATCTATATTGATCCACCCTTTGATGTGGGCGCGGATTTTTCTATGGATATCGAAATCGGCGAGGAAACCTTTACCAAAGATCCGAATATCCTTGAAGAGATCGCCTATCGAGATACTTGGGGACAAGGAGCAGATTCGTTTCTTTCAATGATTTACGAACGGTTAGTGTTAATGCGAGATCTACTAACAGAAGATGGGAGTATCTATGTGCATTGTGATTGGCGGGTTAATAATTATATCAGGTCGGTGTTAGATGAAGTTTTTGGGAATTTTCGTGACGAAATTATATGGTTCTATCCAAACTCTGGATTAAAAGCAAAATCAAGAAAATTCCATCAAGTTCATGATGTGCTTTTTCATTTCATTAAAGGTAATAATTTTATTTGGAACGAACAGCGGGAGCCGTTTGATGACGGTAAAGTTAAACGACAACCCATGCGAAAATTTAATTCTACCACTAAAAAAGCGGATGTTGTACGAGATCACGAGGGCAAGATTCTGTATGTTGAAGTAATTGATAAACTTGTGAATAGTGTTTGGCGAATTCCTATGTTGAATATTGGAGGTGAGATTCTCGGTTACCCCACTCAGAAACCGGAAGCTCTCCTTGAACGCATTATCAAAGCGTCCTCCAATGAAGGCGATCTCGTCGCTGACTTCTTCTGCGGTTCCGGTACCACCGCTGCCGTTGCTGAAAAATTGGGACGCAAATGGATTGCCACAGACCTGGGCAAGTTCGCCATTCATACCACACGCAAACGGATGATCGGAGTACAACGTCAACTAAAAGCGGATGGTGAAGACTACCGCGCCTTTGAAATCCTCAACCTCGGCAAGTATGAGCGACAGCACTACATCGGTGTTAATCCGAACCTACGTGAGGTTGAACAACAGAAGCAATCAATAGAAAAGGAAGCAGCATTTATTGATCTCATCTTGCGTGCTTACGCTGCAGAGAAGACCGACGGGTTCAGTAATTTTCAGGGTAAAAAAGCAGGAAGACTTGTCGCAGTCGGTCCCGTCAATCTGCCGGTGACACGCCTGTTTGTGGAGGAAATTATCCTTGAATGCCGCAAACATCAGATTACGCGTGTGGACGTTCTCGGTTTTGAGTTTGAGATGGGACTGTTTCCCAACTTGCTGGATGAAGCGAAAAGCAAAGGTATCAACATCGCACCCAAACTCATCCCCGCCGAGGTGTTCGACAAACGGGCAGTAGAGCAAGGGCAGGTGGTGTTTCACGACATGGCGTTTATTGAAGTCAAACCGCATATCACCGCTGGAGAGAAAGACAAACCCGCAACCGTGGCGGTAGAGCTAACTGATTTCTCCGTCTTTTACGCACAGGATTCTATCTCCAACGCCGAGCAGACACTCAAGAATAAGGGCAGTAGAATCGTAGTGGAAAAGGGACAGGTCGTAAAGGTGAGCAAAGATGCGAATGGGATTGTAAGTCGTGAGGTGCTAACTAAACACTGGACAGACTGGATTGATTATTGGTCCGTCGATTTTGACTTTGAGAGCAAACGCGAAATTATCCGTGTGCAAGATCCAGACACCGGTGAATGGCAGGAGCAATGGACAGGCGATTACGTCTTTGAAAATGAGTGGCAAAGTTTCCGCACTAAGCAAGACCGCTCATTGGAATTAACCAGCGTCGCCCACGAATGCCCGCTCGGTCCCCGCAAACTCGCCGTTAAGGTGGTTGACATCTTCGGCAACGATACAATGACGATTATAGAGGTTTTAGTGTGA
- a CDS encoding trypsin-like peptidase domain-containing protein, which produces MKQIFGSVVRNYTSSAILAMFLLFTLVINANAQHDWTEQVAAYKPMVVNVETSSEVVFETEVKGTNFATGFVVDAEHGIIATNRHVTGSSPSYVKINFHDGSFTEARILYYDPTHDFGFYQIDPAEVDFELKAVELGEWDSLSLGDELLLIGNNEKEEYTIKFGRITNLNVNKGDRHSSYIHTTFDRTGGSSGSPVWNTAGKVIAIHARGTDTSSFELPIDYLYDALELIRNKTSIQRGEIGVDLELISIGEAIKHFNFPAALRKEIGPSKAGTPKVIQIESIVPRTTGEADLRASDIIYRINSELIKDDLYTFDAVLNQNVGKNVNLDIYRNGENLSIDVPVEDLEAKKVSRFVRFGGAIFHDITPQLRRILFLEADGVYLPHAVAGSSFSRVGLQERNGNSKVVILDINGKQIRNLDDFIEACKTITDGQHTYVVVRDFNLFDSSPTPKSLTVNLKFGPLQQFEWSQEVLDWKETGDE; this is translated from the coding sequence ATGAAACAGATTTTTGGAAGTGTGGTTAGAAACTACACAAGCAGTGCAATTTTGGCGATGTTCTTGCTCTTTACGCTGGTTATAAACGCCAATGCCCAACACGATTGGACAGAACAGGTTGCCGCCTACAAACCGATGGTGGTAAATGTCGAAACCTCCTCAGAGGTCGTCTTTGAGACGGAAGTGAAGGGCACAAATTTTGCTACCGGTTTTGTTGTAGATGCGGAGCACGGTATTATCGCCACGAACCGCCATGTCACCGGCAGCAGCCCTTCTTACGTCAAAATTAACTTCCACGACGGTAGTTTTACAGAAGCACGCATTCTCTACTACGATCCGACACACGACTTCGGGTTTTATCAGATTGATCCCGCCGAGGTCGATTTTGAACTCAAGGCGGTTGAACTCGGCGAATGGGATTCGCTCTCTCTTGGTGATGAACTCTTACTCATTGGGAACAACGAGAAAGAGGAATATACCATCAAATTCGGAAGAATTACGAACCTCAACGTTAACAAAGGTGACCGACACTCCAGTTACATTCACACCACGTTTGACCGGACGGGCGGCTCAAGTGGAAGCCCGGTGTGGAATACCGCAGGCAAAGTTATCGCGATTCACGCACGCGGCACGGATACCTCCAGTTTTGAACTGCCGATCGACTATCTCTACGATGCGCTTGAATTGATTCGGAACAAGACATCGATCCAACGCGGCGAAATTGGTGTAGATCTGGAACTCATCTCTATTGGCGAAGCCATCAAGCACTTTAATTTCCCCGCGGCACTACGAAAAGAGATTGGTCCCTCCAAAGCCGGGACACCCAAGGTCATCCAAATTGAATCCATTGTACCAAGAACAACGGGTGAAGCCGACCTTCGCGCATCCGATATTATCTATCGTATCAATAGCGAACTTATCAAGGACGACCTCTATACCTTCGATGCTGTCCTGAATCAGAACGTCGGGAAGAATGTCAATTTGGACATCTATCGGAATGGGGAAAATCTGAGTATTGATGTCCCTGTGGAAGATTTGGAGGCAAAGAAGGTCAGTCGATTCGTCAGGTTTGGTGGCGCGATCTTTCACGATATTACACCCCAGCTGCGTCGCATACTTTTCTTGGAAGCCGACGGTGTTTATTTACCCCATGCCGTTGCTGGTAGTAGTTTCTCGCGGGTCGGTTTGCAGGAGCGGAATGGGAACTCTAAAGTCGTTATCCTTGATATAAACGGAAAACAGATCCGTAACTTAGACGACTTCATTGAGGCTTGCAAGACGATTACCGATGGACAGCACACTTATGTTGTCGTTCGTGATTTCAATCTGTTTGACAGTTCGCCGACACCGAAAAGTTTAACGGTCAATCTCAAATTTGGTCCATTGCAACAATTTGAATGGAGCCAAGAGGTATTGGACTGGAAAGAGACAGGTGATGAATAG